Sequence from the Maribacter aquivivus genome:
TGCGCATCTTCCTTTAGTTCATCGGCAATGGTCACATAGCCCGCAAATTTTCCATCAATGGCGACCATGACGATGGATTCCACAATGTCATTGGTTGCAGATGGAGCTTCGATGTTATTTGAGGTCATCAAAGCCTTATTCCCTACCAGAACAGTCTTACCATTAACCGTTCCCAATAAGCCTTTTCCAGCCACCTCAGAAACATTCGTGGCATCTAAATCTGCACCTTCAGCTTTATATTCCAGAATTGCTTTTGCAATAGGATGGGTAGATTGTTCTTCCATTGCCATCAAGTATTTCATAAATACCGCTTCCGAGAAATTGGAACTGTTTATTACTTCCTTAATCTTGAAAACACCTTTGGTCACGGTTCCCGTTTTGTCCATTACCACAGTAGTCACTTTGGTCATTGCATCCAAAAATGAAGCTCCTTTAAATAGTATACCGTTGTGCGAGGCTGCACCCAGACCACCGAAATAGCCGAGAGGAATCGAGATGACCAATGCACAAGGACACGAAATCACGAGAAATATTAAAGCTCTGTACAGCCAATCACGAAACACATAATCATCCACGAAAAAGTAAGGCAAGAATGTCAGACCGATAGCGAGAAAAACAACGATAGGCGTATAAATCCTTGCGAACTTCCTTATAAATAATTCCGTCTTTGATTTTCTTGCAGTCGCATTCTGTACCATATCAAGAATTCGTGCAATGGAACTATCTTTAAACTCTTTTGTGGTCTCGATTTCGATTACACCATCGAGATTTATGCTTCCGGCAAAAACACTATCTCCTTTGGCGATAGTATCGGGTTTGCTTTCGCCTGTTAAAGCTGCGGTATTAAATGAACCTTTATCAGAAAGCAGAATACCATCGAGTGGTACTTTTTCGCCCACACGCACCTGAATCTTTTCGCCTATCTGAACAGTCTCGGGATTGACCGAAATGAAATCGCCATCACGGTTTACCAAGGCTTCATTAGGGCGCACGTCCAATAATGCTTTTATATTTCTTTTAGCACGGTTAACAGCAGCATTCTGAAACAGTTCTCCAACGGCATAGAAAAGCATTACCGCAACACCCTCGGGATATTCGCCTATGGCAAATGCGCCCAAGGTTGCAATGGACATTAGAAAAAATTCTGTAAAGAAATCGCCATTCTTGATACTGTTCCATCCTTCTTTTATGACTGGAAATCCAACTGGAATATAGGCTACCGTATACCAGACAACACGAATCCAACCCTTAAAAAATGGAAAAGCATCGAAATAATCAATGGCGATTCCTGCTATCAACATTACAAAGCTAAAAATCGCTGGTAAATAAGTTCTGAAATTGGAGGCTTCTTCTGGACTGCCGTGATTGTGTCCGTCATCGTGATTGTGCCCGCCTTGGTGTTCCTTTGGGTCTAAATCCCGTAAGTTTACTTTTTTCTTTTTCATGAGTGTAATTTCCTAATTATTTTGATGCAACAGAAGTGCATTTATTGCCTGCTGCATTTGTCACAGATTCCCTTCAAAACCAAATTTGCGTCTTCGGCAACGTAACCGTCCGGGAGGTTGATATGTGGAATCTTATGTTCAGTCAGACAGACCGTCTCATTGCAGTTGCTGCAATGAAAATGAAGGTGTAAATCCTGTTCAATCTCACAGTTACAACCGGGCTCACATAAGGCATACTTGGTTGTGCTAGTGCCATCGTCTATCTGGTGTACGATTCCTTTTTCCTCAAAGGTTTTCAGCGTTCGGTATAACGTAGTCCTGTCAGATTTCGCGAAAGCGTTCTCAATATCCGTAAGGGCGACCGCAATTTCCTTTTCGGCCATATATTTATAGATCAAGATGCGCATTGCCGTAGGACGCACATTTTTATTTTCCAATGTTTTTTCTATTTCCTTCATGCTTTATTATTAATGGCCGTGACCTCCTTCTTCTTCGCTATTCTTTGCTTTTGCCAAAAGGGTAAAAGAATCCTTTAAAACAATTTCCATAGAAGTAATGTCCTGCGTTTCATCGACAAATTCGAACGCAACAAAACCTTCTTCCTCGTTACCTTTTGTGATTTCGAGCATTTCAAAATCATTCATCGGGTTTTCACCTTCTCTCCGTTTTCCGAGGGATTTAAAAATATACTGTTTTGCTTCAAATCGAACTATGGCTTCTTCTGGAACGGCATATCGTTCCTGCGCTTCCACTTCAATAGCTGCATTGACGAACATTCCTGGCAATAAGTCTTCATTTTTTTCCTTTAAATGACCGTGAATCGTAATAGACCTATCGTCACGCACGTTGCTTCCAATGAGAAATACTTCGGCTTCCATCCATTCTTCCGGTGCATTTGCCAGTCTAAAGCGAATGCGTTGCCCATTACGAATCAAGGGAATATCATCTTCATATACCTTAAGTTCTACATGTAAATCTGTTGCATCGGTAATATCCATTATTACATCTTGGGGATTGAAATATTTTCCTGTGTTGATATAAACATCCCGAACCACACCATTTATGGGCGAATACACATTCACGACAGTTGATAGATTACCATTTTTTACACTTGTTGGGTTTATACCTATCAATCGAAGTTTACTTTCAAGCGACTTGATGTTTGCCTGATTGGTCAAATACATACTTTTCGCCTTTTGGAATACTTTTGTTGATGTTACATTTTCATCGTTCAAGGTTTGCTGACGGTCAAAATCTGCTTTGAGATAATCATTATTTGCCAGAGCTTCCAAATATTCCCTTTGGAACTCGATAAATTCTGGATTTTCCACACTTGCTATTACCTGACCCTTTTTAATTCTGCTACCAGGAAGCATTTCGGTATATTTCAAAAATCCCCCGTACAGTACTGTAACTGAAATATTGCCCTGTGGTGGCACATCAATCATTCCGTTTACCGAGATTTCGTGTCCTATTTTTCGTTTTTCAACCTTACCAATGACAATGTTGGTCTGTTCCATTTGCGCATCGGTCAGTTCAACTTGATTTTCTTCTCCTTTGTGGTCATCTTCAACCATTGGTTGTGCATTATCCTTACAACCTGTTGACATTAAAGCGACGATAAAAAAGATTGTTATATATATATTCTTCATTTTATTGATTATTAGCGATGAGTTCTTCGATTTTTATGAGTGTTTGATTGTACTGGTTTACAAAATCCAAATATTTCACTTGAATAGTCATTGCCCTGTTAAGCCCTTGGATGTATTCGATATACCCAACTTCCCCTTCCTGAAATCCACGTTGGGAATTTTTCAACAGCAATTCCGCTTGCGGCAAAGCATTGTTTTTGTACGATTCCAGATTTGTTTGCTCCGTTTGAAGCGTTTCCCATAAGGTATCAAACTGGGTC
This genomic interval carries:
- a CDS encoding Fur family transcriptional regulator, with the translated sequence MKEIEKTLENKNVRPTAMRILIYKYMAEKEIAVALTDIENAFAKSDRTTLYRTLKTFEEKGIVHQIDDGTSTTKYALCEPGCNCEIEQDLHLHFHCSNCNETVCLTEHKIPHINLPDGYVAEDANLVLKGICDKCSRQ
- a CDS encoding heavy metal translocating P-type ATPase; this encodes MKKKKVNLRDLDPKEHQGGHNHDDGHNHGSPEEASNFRTYLPAIFSFVMLIAGIAIDYFDAFPFFKGWIRVVWYTVAYIPVGFPVIKEGWNSIKNGDFFTEFFLMSIATLGAFAIGEYPEGVAVMLFYAVGELFQNAAVNRAKRNIKALLDVRPNEALVNRDGDFISVNPETVQIGEKIQVRVGEKVPLDGILLSDKGSFNTAALTGESKPDTIAKGDSVFAGSINLDGVIEIETTKEFKDSSIARILDMVQNATARKSKTELFIRKFARIYTPIVVFLAIGLTFLPYFFVDDYVFRDWLYRALIFLVISCPCALVISIPLGYFGGLGAASHNGILFKGASFLDAMTKVTTVVMDKTGTVTKGVFKIKEVINSSNFSEAVFMKYLMAMEEQSTHPIAKAILEYKAEGADLDATNVSEVAGKGLLGTVNGKTVLVGNKALMTSNNIEAPSATNDIVESIVMVAIDGKFAGYVTIADELKEDAHQAIKQIRDSGISKIIMLSGDKDSITQQVAKELGIDWAKGGLLPEDKLNEVEKLKAQPDLKVAFIGDGINDAPVLAASDVGIAMGGLGSDVAIETADVIIQTDQPSKIARAIKIGRSTRKIVWQNIGLAFGVKIIVLILGAGGLATMWEAVFADVGVALLAILNAVRLQKMKWS
- a CDS encoding efflux RND transporter periplasmic adaptor subunit, whose product is MSTGCKDNAQPMVEDDHKGEENQVELTDAQMEQTNIVIGKVEKRKIGHEISVNGMIDVPPQGNISVTVLYGGFLKYTEMLPGSRIKKGQVIASVENPEFIEFQREYLEALANNDYLKADFDRQQTLNDENVTSTKVFQKAKSMYLTNQANIKSLESKLRLIGINPTSVKNGNLSTVVNVYSPINGVVRDVYINTGKYFNPQDVIMDITDATDLHVELKVYEDDIPLIRNGQRIRFRLANAPEEWMEAEVFLIGSNVRDDRSITIHGHLKEKNEDLLPGMFVNAAIEVEAQERYAVPEEAIVRFEAKQYIFKSLGKRREGENPMNDFEMLEITKGNEEEGFVAFEFVDETQDITSMEIVLKDSFTLLAKAKNSEEEGGHGH